ACGAGTTTAATTTATACGTTTGGCAGACATCGAATGGCGAGACAGAACAGTTATAGGACATAAGAGGTCGAGATATGATCTGCTAACATTATTGTGTGTTTAGTCCTGCTTAACACAAAAGCGgcatttttgtcagattttattATCCCATTTTATTAGATCACAGTTCGAATATTCAAAGTCTTCAAATAATAATCTTCTaaagataaagaaatataatcctaaaacataaaaaaagcatATTTTATAATAGGTAGGTTTTGTTTTTGGCGTAGAGTTCACACTTATCGTGGTTCCGTTCCGGAAGGAACTCCAAGTATTATGTCGTGTCCAAGGTGTGTCAAGATCTACAATTATAGATTAATAACATAACTAATAACACaatctacaaacacattttaaagtttattcttGTATAGAATGcaaaaaattattgtaaatgtGGTTGtcaatagtaaaaaataaaatatggagCGCGAAAGTTAGGTCATTATTGATACCAATGTTAAAATTGAAGCGTGTTTTTAAACAAATCCCAATGAATTAGTTATTACTGTCCATGTAAaagctacataaacattaatAACAAGTGTAAGCTTTTGACGAAAACAACCTCTCCAGTAGGATTATtaggaaaacaattaaaataggCATACCATCACAAAATGATTGACCATTGCATTATGTCTGTATCTCAACTCGTAATATACATACTTTCGCAGTCTTCGAatttagatataagaaaaatagTATGGTGAATTCGGTTCTGTCAAAAGGAAACGACAATTATGTTCTTTGACAGCTCACATCAAACATCTTTATGGTATGAAAAAGGgaaatgaataatatatcaaCAACAACATGTCGCATTTAAATAGAATTCTATCATATTTTTCTTATGTGCAAAAGTTTGACGGTTTgacctgttttttttcttaaacggAATAGATAAGAGAATCCTTACGAATGGAAATAACGCTCTTGTGTAAACAACGAATCTGATATCAACAATTTACCATAAAAATAGTATTCATCATATCGCAAGTTTACTAAAAGAATTAACCAGTAAGATTGATTTTCATCAGATAAACAGTGTTGTGTCAACTCGCCAAGAGCTGAaaatttgcatgtttttttaaaaatttcatattacTATGGCAATTATGTTgacaatgaattttaaaaagaataacatTTATACCTTTATACCTTTTAGTTTCTAAAATAAATCGAAATCACGATTTCAAACACGGATTTTTGTTTCAAACGGTTTGATAAAAGCGCCACATTGTTGATTCTTAAATAATAGAAACGCACGTCTGTCGTTACGTACCAAATTATAAGCCTAGTATCTTGGATTAGATTATATGCAACCATTATATCTATGTCGGATGTATGCCCCTGCTGGTGGGCGTTTCGTTCTGAGCGTGTCACAATCCTCTATTCACCATGCACTCTTGAGTTGagatgtgcctgtcccaaagcCTGGAGTTTGCAGTTAAGTTATTGTCCTATGTTCGtgtctgttatatttgtttttttgtaaattgttttataataagtaagttagttttctcaattgaattgttatatatttttcatgtcttGGCCTTTTATATCTTCGGATTTCACGATGTTGGGGACTGCTCACATACACTTTATGCAATTTAACTtgattgatagttgtctcattagcagtcataacacatattattttgttttataaaaaccattcctatatatatatatttatcttttgtgtattttttgatgaatttttcaaaatactaaggTTTTTTACACCAAGACATAAATCGCCTTAAGCAGCAAACTCAAATGCTCCTCACCTTTGTATATAATCAAGCCTTCAAATGGGTTTTATTCGGGCTCCGCTGATGAATCTCAGATAGCTGAAACGTCCTTCTGATAATGTCTGACGTACTTTCTAATAAGTTCGGTATCTTTGACAAGCTTTCTTTTGCGCAACACCATATCTTAGTTTTGTCATGCATAATCTCCCCCTGTTTTTCAGATATTCAATCAGaggatttaaaattaaatcagaGATTTCCTTTGATTGAATGAAATACGTATTAGCTGATTATTATATAACATAAATGTTAAATATCATACATACAttgattataaaattatcaaattccACTCTGCTGACTATGCCGTCTCCTGCAAAGAAAAGTTTATTTTGGAACGACTCTAAATTTTTCTTAGAAAAATTGTCAGGGGTCACACTGCAGTATactttctttgttttataataacAGTTACTCAGGTAAGATTAGTTTATCTGTAAAGGTAATTGTTTGTCAGAAATCCCCGAACATTGCAGCATATTACACATCGCCGGCTTTGAAATGTTGAGACTTAAGTGTTCTTTATTAAGATAATCCCGacgttaaaaaatatttatttcctctaaattcaattttatggcgTATTTTAAAgcaggtaaaaaataaaatattagacAATGTACATATTCAATAAAGGACAATCTCCAACATTGTAGACAAGGATATTATGCATTACACAAATCTATGTTGTGTTTGATCTTGAATTGCTGATACCTACGTCTGTTAAACTTCTCTCTATCTTCTTTGGTTTTTGCCCAAAACACAAATAAGGGTAAACTATTAACATTTAAAGACAATCACTCATTTAAAGAGGGACAGTCAGCCTACATACTATATTGGCAACATTTGAGTTGTTAGTAGATCTGCTATGctgattatttaaaaagatttgaAGTGTCTATCTATCTGTCATAATTGTTatcgtataaaaaaatatattgaaaaacataccctgttctaaaacaaaatattaaaaaaaacatactccGTTCTATACACCCTCCGTAAAGGTCTATTAAGTTCTAGACCGTATGAAATAAGTGCAGTTCTAGACCCGGGTTCTATACTGTATCTTACACTGTTGAATAAGCGATCCTGTTCTAGACAAATACTTTGTTTAAACAAGACCCTGTTCTCACCAGAAGGACATGAAAAGACGACCATGTTCTTACCATCAGGGCATGAAACAGGCCCAGCAAGCACAACAACGTTGAATCAACATTGAATAAACGTCAGATTGAAACATTGAATCAATGTTGAAAAGTAGTGATGGATTGAAAATTGATATGACGTGGAAAACATAACGTTGATTCAACGTCAACTTCTggcatttatataaaatttagtcctggtatcatgatgagtttttttacaaccactgggtcgatgctggtgtagatttatttccccgagggtatcacaagcccagtagtcagcactttttttgcgctgacatgaattatcattgatattgttatgaatattaattaactgttgacaaaattttgaagtttttgaaattactaaggcttttctacctcaggcatagattaccttagctgtatttggcaacacttttagtaattttggatctcaatgcttttcaacttcatactttatttggctttaaaaaaacaaactttttcgagcgtcactgatgagtctttcgagacgaaacgcgcgtctgacgtatatataaatttagtcctggtatctatgattttGGTCGATGCAAGTTGAAAACAAGTCGAATGTTGATTGACATGGGTTGTTGCATGTTCAAATTAGGTTGAATATTGGTGGTACTGTGTTCAGTGTATGTTGGAATCAGGTATAATATTGATTGAACTGTGGTAAGTGTATATTAAAACACTGTTCTAACAAGCAGGGTATGAAAACGTGAAGAAAGTAACCCTCCCGGGGCCCAAACACctaaaattttgtcttttaaatggCAATAAGTTTAATAAGGATTCGTTTAACTGTTTCGACTATGCAAAAGTATTGGTAAAAATTGTTTTGCCGATcgttttagaattttaaagttTCTCCCTATTAATTCTAGTTTTTAAGGTTAGAGAggcaaaaggaaaaaaaagataaaattcatcatttaagggcaataaccTCTGTTTGAAGAAGTCTACAGTTTGGAAGTGTTACCAAATTTGTAGAGCTCATCACTCTGATAATTTTTCACACTTTCATATTTTCTCTTTGTGttactatttcaaaataatagacaaaacaTTTGATCCCTATGTTTTGTATTAAGCCATGtcgtttttagctcacctggcccgaagggcctagtgagcttttctcatcacttggcgtccgtcgtccgtcgtcgtccgtcgtcgtccgtcgtcgttaacttttacaaaaatcttctcctctgaaactactgggccaaatcaaaccaaacttggccacaatcatcattggggtatctagtttaaaaaatgtgtgggttgacccggtcaaccaaccaagattgccgccacggctaaaaatagaacataggggtaaaatgcagtttttggcttataactcaaaaaccaaagcatttagagcaaatctgacatggggtaaaaatgtttatcaggtcaagatctatctgccctgaaattttcagatgaatcggtcaatcggttttgggttgctgcccctgaattggtaattttgaagaaattttgctgtttttggttattatcttgaatattattatagttagagataaactgtaaacagcaataatgttcagcaaagtaagatctacaaataagtcaacatgaccaaaatggtcagttgacccgtttaggagttattgccctttatagtcaatttttaaccatttttcgttaattaaagtaatcttttactaaaatcttctcctctgaaactacttggccaaattaatccaaacttggccacaatcatctttggggtatctagtttaaaaaatgtgtggcgtgacctggtcaacaaaccaagatggccgttACGgccaaaaatagaacaaaggggtaaaatgcagtttttggcttataactcaaaaaccaaagcattttgaggaaatctgacatgggataaaaatgtttatcaggtcaagatctatctgccctaaaattttcagatgaatcggtcaatcggttgttgggttgctgcccctgaattggtaattttgaggaaattttgctgtttttggttattatcttgaatattattatagatagagataaactgtaaacagcagtaatgttcagcaaagtaagatctacaaataagtcaacatgacgaaaatggtcagttgacccgtttaggagtgattgccctttatagtcaatttttaaccatttttcgtgaattaaagtaatcttttacaaaaatcttctcctctgaaactacttggccaaattaatccaaacttggccacaatcatctttggggtatctagtttaaaaaatgtgtggcttgacctggtcaaccaaccaagatggccgccaccgctaaaaatagaacataggggtaaaatgcagtttttggcttataactcaaaaaccaaagcattttgaggaaatctgacatgggataaacatgtttatcaggtcaagaactatctgccctgaaattttcagatgaatcggtcaatcggttgttgggttgctgcccctgaattggtaattttgaggaaattttgctgtttttggttattatcttgaatattactatagatagagataaattgtaaacagcaataatgttcagcaaagtaagatctacaaataagtcaacatgacgaaaatggtcagttgacccgtttaggagtgattgccctttatagtcaatctttaaccatgtttcataaatctaagtaatcttttacaaaatctccactgaaactactaggccacaatcatctttggggtatctagtttgaaaaatgtgtccgatgacctggtcattcaaccaagatggccgccacggctaaaaatagaacataggggtaaaatgcagttttttgcttataactatgaaaccaaagcatctagagcaaatctgacaagaagttaaattgttaatcaagtcaatatctatctgccctgaatttttcagatgaattggacaactggttgttgggttgctgccctccaattggtaatttttaaagaaattttgccgtttttggttatcttgaatactattatagatagcgataaactgtaaacagcaataatgttcagcaaagtaagatctacaaataagtcaacatgacctaaatggtcaattgaccccttaaggagttattgccctttatagtcaatttttaacaattttcattaatttggtaaatttatttaaatttttaccaaatatagttctctgttactaatgggcaaagttcatgatagatataattgtaagaagcaaaatcgttcagtaaagtaagaacttcaaacacatcaccatcaccaaaatacaattttgtcatgaatccatttgtgtcctttgtttaatatgcacatagaccaaggtgagcgacacaggctctttagagcctctagttttttgtTGGTTGTGACAAAGTTTGTTTGAAATTGGCCAAGAAGTTTTAGAGGTGattgttttgtaaaagtaaacgacGGATGACGACGggcgacgccggacgccaagtatATATTAAGGggcacttggccctttgggccagatGGGATTAAAGTTAAAGAACATATGCAACAAAAACAATCTTAAAACGTAAACACGTGCCGACAAAATATATCAAGCAATTGTTACCTTTCTTTTCTCTTCAAATATATCTGGGTAGAGTAAAACCTGCATCCTGATATTAGTCAATAATGACATTCCGCATAGTTTTAAGTTATACAACCTGTGAATGCATGCAAGccttatttgtaaaattgtttttggaTTTGTTATGGCATATTTATAGTGATGCAGTTAATTGATGAAACAGTGCGACAAAAGCGACAACAGACCACGGAAGACTAGTGATAAAAAAAGCCCATTTAGCTTTTCAACCAGATGAGCTTAAATAGAAACCTTGCCTGAATTATCCATATGGTGATAAGTTGCCGACCATTCCTGATGAGACATTGAACAATCTGAATTGCTGTCGAGATGATTGAAAATATCATAACTAATACTTTTTGGTTCTCCTGTAAACTTTGAATACTCTGCACAGGTGTATACTCCGTCATCTGTAACGAACAAACAGGTTAGGTAGTGTACCAAAACACATAGTTTTGTCTGATATGAGGGAAGCATGGTTTATATGGAATTTATTTcacattatataatttatgagATTTTATCATTAACTTATTTTGAAATCGTGGtaacataaaatgtttattatatggCAGTGAAATTTGGGCATTATCCACCAGTTATTCAAGGtgatcataatatatttttgaaacgAATATTGGAATACTGTTAATAACATGGTATATTGTGAACAGGGTAGAATACCTACGagtgtaaattaagaaataattcatgggagcttgaatatatcgtgattttacgaCGGGTTGGCTCTttgtgacaaatattttatcctgagcgatagcgaggggttaAATATGGTATAAAGGAACAGCCTGTGGTagaatcacgatatattcaagcctccatgaattatttcgattgtAATAGAACACATACGGCAAttattttggatcgaagcgTTCTAGGAAAGGCAagtatttgccgttcccataaataaacACACTATTAAATTGGCATAATAGAACGAGGCAAACTGAATTAGTGACACCCctaaactatttataataacatattaaGATAGTTTTAGttgaatttgaataataatgtacttgtatatcttaaatatatataaaaaaaatatggcttaTAACACATTTGTTGTGATGTTTTCGGTCCCACAAGAGTGTTAAAATGCGTATATTCTTACTTAAatgttctatgacgtcgggaagctaattcataaaaaagcatttgatgtgggagtacgatcggaaaagcccaaacaatatattcatatttttccaCGGGtttgtactcaaagcgtttgaaggacgtcattattgaataaagaatacagaatggTCAAGTATTGGATAAAATTATTACGTACGGATAATtgcatattgaaaaaaatgttatgattAAATCTTAAAGTAgctgttatgaaaaaaaacaaccaaatgaTAAGTAGAACTGGTGCTGTAGGATTTAAGATAATTTGAGTAAATATGGCTTCAACTTAACTTCTTTGAGTGAAAAGGTAGATAAtgaagaaaacaattaaaaggaATGTTTGATTAATTTGTGTGCGGGGCAAATGTTTTCTTTGAAGTCTTAAATAAATGTCAACTACTAGTATATAGATATACAGACAAACtaatcttatatttgtataaaatacttaatttaTGCACATAATTTGAATATAGAGACAAGCCGATCTTATAATATTGACAGGAAAGATAGACGATGTAATTTTTGTAATACAAGTGCCATTGTAGGTGAAAATCATGTTTGTTGGAATGTTATATGTATGCTGACATTgatgaaatatatatcaaacaataTTAATTGAAACACCCCTCTTCTTTTAAATTGATAGAATTGTTATCTGCACAAAATATTAAGGAAAAAAACAATCTTggtaaatactttaaattaGCTGAGAAACTACGCTGCTAAATTTTTAACGATTTTATGAATGTCATACCATGCGTTATTcttaatattgtattttgtagaAGACTAATtcaatgtatttaaatgtaattacgttttattattttatatcggTTTAGCattcttgatattaaataaatcaacatcAATTTAGATTAACACACTTATTTACAATCTTATACTGCAGACATGATCATAAAGGATTTGACGGTGTTAAATAGGATTCCTGGCTCTGGGAAAAAGTTGAGAAAATTTGGATTACTATCTGTTTACTTccgattaatttcattttaaagatatcattaaCAGTTATTTATCTTACTCACGATTGCCATCGTCTTCTTTCATTACCCTTTCATACTCGGTTAACTCTAATAAACCATCATGATTTACGTCaagtgttttaaaattttcatcaacAAACCACCATAGCTGTTGTCTCGACAGTTTACTGCAAAAGAAAATATTCTAGTAATATTTCAGAGTTCAACCACAAGCCAttatttatgtgcctgtccaaagtcaggagccttcagttaagtagttgtcgtttgttgctgtgtaacatatctaatttttattcattattttgtacataaattatgctATTAGGTTTACATTTAACATTTCGTATCTCtttaagctgactatgcgaCGTGGATTTTCGTCTTTTGTGAAgcgttgtctcatttgcaatgaTACCATATcgtcttatttttataacatgggtttgatttattttagttaactagttaaatttgaaaatataattttcccCATTACTACTCAACCGATACGAAATTATGTAGTTTAGATACGTATTTCACACTTATCTGCATGCATTAAATAATAAACTAGAgactctaaagagcctgtgtcgctcaccttggtctatgtgaatattcaacaaaggacacggatggattcatgacaaaagtgtgtttggtgatggtgatgtgtgtgtagatcttactttattgaacattcttgctgcgtacAATTATCCCTGTCTATAATGaatggcccagtagtttcagcgggaaatgttagtaaaaatttacaaattttataaaaattgttaaaaattgactataaagggcaaaaactccttaggaggtcaattgaccattttggtcatgttgacttatttttaggtcttactttgctgtaaattattgctgtttacagtttatctctatctataataatattcaatattataaccaaaaaaacGGCAACATTTCCTTAAAGTTACCAATTCGGGGACAGCACTCTAAACAACcaattgtccaattcatctgaaaacttcagagcagatagattttgacctgatgaacatcaTCAACCCcaatcagatttgctctaaatgctttcgtttttgagttataagtcaaaaacatcattttacccttttgttctattttttagccatgccgGCCATCTCTGTTTTTTagacaagataccccaatgatgattgtgttcaagtttgattttatttggcccagtagtttcagaggagaagatttttgtaaaagataactaagatttacgaaaaatggttaaaaatagactataaagggcaataactcctaaaggggtcaactgaccattttggtcctgttgccttttttgtaaatctgactttgctgaacatgtttgcagtttaaagtttatctctatctataataatattcacgataataaccaaaaacagcaaaatttccttaaaattacca
The nucleotide sequence above comes from Mytilus trossulus isolate FHL-02 chromosome 5, PNRI_Mtr1.1.1.hap1, whole genome shotgun sequence. Encoded proteins:
- the LOC134719507 gene encoding uncharacterized protein LOC134719507: MNIIYLTLLLTFWSIECKLSRQQLWWFVDENFKTLDVNHDGLLELTEYERVMKEDDGNHDGVYTCAEYSKFTGEPKSISYDIFNHLDSNSDCSMSHQEWSATYHHMDNSGDGIVSRVEFDNFIINILTHLGHDIILGVPSGTEPR